The Zygosaccharomyces rouxii strain CBS732 chromosome G complete sequence genome contains a region encoding:
- the RRS1 gene encoding ribosome biogenesis protein RRS1 (similar to uniprot|Q08746 Saccharomyces cerevisiae YOR294W RRS1 Essential protein that binds ribosomal protein L11 and is required for nuclear export of the 60S pre-ribosomal subunit during ribosome biogenesis mouse homolog shows altered expression in Huntington's disease model mice) translates to MSAEDYKNLPVTVEKSIPVNYDLGNLAVFDNNVLDKNDLDSSNASRENHIKSLTRDNVQLLVNQILSLPIKTTTESTGGSSDQGATVALLHLPEPTSELPREKPLPKPKPPTKWEKFAAKKGIQPKAKTGKMVYDEASGEWVPKWGYKGKNKNVDTQWLVEMDDNKKGTEDELVDPRSLNRTERKNLVKKNQRQQKKNLKNGLNLT, encoded by the coding sequence ATGTCTGCTGAAGATTACAAGAACTTACCGGTTACTGTAGAGAAATCTATACCTGTTAATTATGATTTGGGTAATCTAGCGGTTTTCGATAACAATGTATTGGATAAAAACGATCTAGACTCTTCAAATGCCTCCAGAGAGAACCACATCAAGAGTTTGACCCGTGACAACGTGCAGTTGCTAGTCAACCAAATCttatcattaccaattAAAACCACAACGGAATCTACAGGTGGTTCCAGTGATCAAGGTGCTACTGTAGCGCTATTACACTTGCCAGAACCAACATCAGAATTACCTAGAGAGAAGCCACTACCAAAGCCTAAACCACCTACCAAATGGGAGAAGTTTGCAGCAAAGAAAGGTATTCAACCAAAGGCAAAGACAGGTAAAATGGTTTATGATGAAGCATCAGGAGAATGGGTGCCTAAATGGGGTTACAAGGGTAAGAATAAGAATGTTGATACTCAATGGTTAGTGGAAATGGATGACAACAAAAAAGGtacagaagatgaattagtCGATCCTAGATCGTTGAATAGAACAGAGAGAAAGAATTTAGTTaagaagaaccaaagacaacaaaagaagaatttgaagaatggTCTCAATTTAACATAA
- a CDS encoding uncharacterized protein (similar to uniprot|Q05024 Saccharomyces cerevisiae YMR233W Interacts with Top1p in 2-hybrid assay.) produces the protein MVDLKSYIPMIDAILSAANPDQATPKRIRKALQELFGVDLDSRRKEVNKIIVERFQDSQDRPKKLVSIDELVKQDESTASRLVKGSNKKRSKSANKDSSTKKKKSGESTGGFNKTRVLLAEPLSELLGETESTRTQVVKSVWDYIKRNNLQNPNDRREILCDDRMKPVFGEKVTMFSMNKELAKYIRNAPDTATAPTATNSSPPPVVKEESQDNKQESSNAGNYDDDDDDDDDDDEDDDDEDEPATSEHETSDQ, from the coding sequence ATGGTGGACTTGAAATCTTACATACCCATGATCGATGCGATCTTAAGTGCTGCTAATCCTGATCAGGCCACTCCTAAAAGGATAAGGAAGGCATTACAAGAACTATTTGGTGTCGATCTCGATAGCcgaagaaaagaagttaACAAGATAATAGTGGAAAGATTCCAAGATTCTCAGGATCGTccaaaaaaattggtcagTATCGATGAATTGGTGAAACAAGATGAGTCCACTGCCAGCCGATTGGTCAAGGGTTCGAATAAAAAGAGAAGCAAAAGCGCTAATAAGGATTCCAGtaccaagaagaagaaaagtgGTGAATCTACCGGTGGCTTTAACAAGACTAGAGTCTTGCTAGCGGAACCATTGAGTGAACTTTTAGGCGAAACTGAGTCGACGAGAACCCAGGTGGTTAAATCAGTTTGGGACTACATCAAACGTAACAATTtacaaaatccaaatgataGAAGAGAGATCCTGTGTGATGATAGGATGAAACCAGTgtttggtgaaaaggtCACCATGTTTTCAATgaataaagaattggctAAGTATATCCGTAATGCCCCGGACACCGCTACTGCTCCTACTGCTACGAATTCATCACCCCCTCCTGTGGTAAAGGAAGAATCCCAGGATAATAAACAAGAAAGTTCAAATGCTGGTAattatgatgatgatgatgacgatgacgatgacgatgatgaagatgacgatgatgaggaCGAGCCTGCAACCAGTGAGCATGAAACTAGCGACCAATAA
- a CDS encoding uncharacterized protein (similar to uniprot|Q08748 Saccharomyces cerevisiae YOR296W Hypothetical ORF) → MSQSSKDKRSLQSSTSSSTEKTVTVPSVSLAYTPRIAGPELYVYTLKLLLLEYTNEPRFRKFQAAAGSPQPTAVQQQPPLVRRTPRRNFSGEDETSRIFQISNGFKNTPNKVIKESDCLQDALPRLENQLSKIAIKEVKISNENLRRSLLKFYNDVFLNPSMRSTLDYMERFEELVVHFTKAANGELNKLVIGNVQKELHAQVSFFIDLVINISKNLPTELVIKLQRYKESSTPQRHRFREVRTPSNDTSTSTASSSSSASSSASSLASSRATPRIPSIEKPTPPKPTFRLEEITHSGFFKELFGVDDIKLQQDVVKVIKEPLADIYCKELSAIGDSIRKGTGALQMKDFPSEKDYNLWANIELSEIGYLKDKFNPEGKPSNPTSMPHSMVPENPRDAFVALSCRIFKHENSVSMNALNLSKSALFFLQRASKCWRVEFFSTLSCLVYTAANLSILQDSELNEKLTENVFNFMQSKILRSEIHMDTSMWNDVDQQQWIVNLYHTSNQCVMSLDNLLSALYSFTKPKFSPILSFYYTYIEADPAMILFKELTGGLDFDVKIKKRLRKTIFKASEDYYLSLLDKVPKDKSIEIQHVQNVGELIIKEIQSLQKRYNKPLLDIINIPFESASVLIQAFASDAPVMIRRVEKYTSVGPTDALEMYDVFKELRNIYSQVQTKKAFPINVEKLFTKYLSQLCDEASAKVLGVIKESIKNENWEPVNPEVHYSASVVDIFRMINASIGLFKRLEWQNNYQIAKIITFLLKSFSDGLHYYAGVILKMIEEDLSDDTSEFIISEDDNKENNLGSEKSKTSWMDGMKSALRNSQPIELPKPYQFKPQTCVLLNNLNSVIEKLNDLDAQLNLEELSDTIKIFESKHQKTKSIANNIEQQLHQLYTIRVIGAENIRGFSSIDGLSNPTLSLVDTSQQREIAKTKIIRKSINPVWDEEFEMEIPVGNTRTIALTIWHRPSGKLRRSSHEVCGKCSFLLDSKRYTDDGFPNAVTLDLDTQGKVFLEISLESEKLDAVFCIGRAYRTVSRALDRAIELITHKFSAFVNFAFSRSTLKAVCGTHGTTQSPKGVIYDAIVPLFDYLNANLNILASKLTQQLLFRIMLRAWSSILAAADGLLLPSLSMAKIKKLQSTKSLWGNAMHALGNSSVVGYGRPLTQREIEVIFIWLNALCIDFFHNGGEGPPLGDLKNKYYQTILLIPVYYDESISALKKEAERLAPEYTKYLQQKTLETNSPRATSTRSKTIARKKTIMANATRKNRKKAEMDVQNDESDPLERSAETLDIVLRTLMAKDEVEYVQKQLHNRKKIRKSLTTERRVQAAIRGQKIK, encoded by the coding sequence ATGTCGCAATCCTCTAAGGATAAGCGATCTTTACAATCGTCAACGTCTTCTTCCACTGAGAAGACAGTTACCGTTCCCTCAGTGTCGCTGGCGTACACACCTAGAATTGCTGGACCAGAACTCTATGTATATACATTGAAACTATTACTACTGGAATATACTAATGAACCTAGATTTCGTAAGTTTCAGGCAGCTGCCGGTTCTCCTCAGCCGACTGCAGTACAACAGCAGCCGCCACTGGTAAGACGTACACCTAGAAGAAACTTTAGCGGTGAAGACGAGACTAGTCGTATATTTCAGATTTCGAATGGATTCAAAAATACTCCTAATAAAGTTATTAAAGAAAGCGATTGTCTTCAGGATGCTTTACCACGTTTAGAGAATCAATTGAGTAAAATTGCCATTAAGGAAGTTAAGATCAGTAATGAAAATCTAAGAAGAAGTCtactgaaattttacaatgATGTGTTTTTAAATCCAAGCATGAGATCTACCTTGGACTATATGGAAAGATTCGAAGAGCTAGTGGTGCATTTCACGAAAGCTGCCAACGGTGAACTGAATAAACTAGTGATAGGTAACGTCCAGAAAGAATTACATGCACAAGTCTCTTTTTTTATCGATTTGGTGATTAACATCTCGAAAAATCTACCTACAGAGTTGGTAATTAAATTACAACGGTATAAGGAATCTTCAACACCTCAAAGACATCGTTTTAGAGAAGTTCGCACGCCTTCTAATGATACTTCTACTTCTactgcatcttcatcttcatctgcatcttcatctgcatcttcattagCATCTTCTCGTGCCACTCCTCGTATACCAAGTATAGAAAAGCCAACTCCCCCTAAGCCTACATTTAGATTAGAGGAAATTACGCATTCtggttttttcaaagaattgtttgGAGTGGATGATATCAAGCTACAGCAAGATGTGGTTAAAGTCATTAAGGAACCGCTGGCTGACATCTattgtaaagaattaaGTGCCATTGGTGATAGTATTAGGAAAGGTACAGGAGCATTACAAATGAAGGATTTCCCCTCTGAAAAGGATTACAATTTGTGGGCCAATATCGAACTTAGCGAAATTGGATATTTAAAGGACAAATTTAATCCGGAAGGTAAACCCTCTAATCCAACTAGTATGCCACATTCTATGGTTCCAGAAAATCCAAGGGATGCATTTGTTGCACTTTCCTGTCGTATCTTTAAACATGAAAATTCAGTTTCAATGAATGCCTTAAACCTTTCAAAATCAGCATTGTTTTTCTTACAAAGGGCTTCCAAATGTTGGAGAGTagaattcttttcaactctttCATGTCTAGTGTACACGGCGGCTAACTTGAGCATTTTACAAGACTCTGAACTCAACGAAAAACTCACAGAAAAcgttttcaattttatgCAATCAAAAATCCTACGCTCGGAGATCCACATGGATACCAGTATGTGGAACGACGTCGATCAACAACAATGGATTGTTAATTTATATCATACTTCTAACCAATGTGTTATGTCTCTGGATAACTTGTTGTCAGCGTTATATTCATTTACCaaaccaaaattttcaccaattctttccttcTACTACACATATATTGAAGCGGATCCTGCGATGATTTTATTCAAAGAACTTACAGGTGGACTTGATTTTGATGTTaagataaagaaaagattacGCAAGACAATTTTTAAGGCAAGTGAAGACTACTACCTCTCACTCCTTGATAAAGTACCTAAGGacaaatcaattgaaatccAACATGTACAAAACGTAGGAGAATTGATCATAAAAGAGATACAGAGTTTACAAAAGAGGTACAACAAGCCATTATTAGACATTATCAACATACCATTTGAGTCTGCCTCAGTTTTAATTCAAGCTTTCGCTTCGGATGCTCCGGTTATGATCCGAAGAGTCGAAAAATACACAAGCGTAGGCCCGACGGACGCTCTAGAGATGTACGATGTGTTCAAAGAATTAAGAAATATCTACTCACAAGTTCAAACAAAAAAGGCTTTCCCCATAAATGTGGAAAAActttttaccaaatatttGTCACAACTCTGTGATGAAGCGAGTGCTAAAGTTTTGGGGGTTATTAAGGAATccattaaaaatgaaaattgGGAACCTGTGAACCCAGAAGTTCACTATAGTGCCTCAGTGGTAGATATTTTCAGAATGATTAACGCATCAATCGGGTTATTCAAGCGGTTGGAATGGCAAAATAATTACCAAATTGCTAAAATTATTACATTCCTTCTCAAATCATTTTCTGACGGATTGCACTATTATGCTGGTGTAATCTTAAAGAtgattgaagaagatctttCCGATGATACTTCGGAATTTATAATTTCTGAAGACGACAATAAGGAAAACAATTTGGGTAGTGAAAAATCGAAAACATCATGGATGGATGGTATGAAAAGTGCTCTCAGAAATTCTCAACCAATAGAATTACCTAAACCTTATCAATTCAAACCTCAAACATgtgttcttttgaataatttgAACTCTGTCATCGAAAAGTTGAACGATTTGGATGCGCAATTGAACCTAGAAGAATTGTCTGATActatcaaaatatttgagaGCAAACACCAAAAGACAAAGAGCATTGCAAATAATATCGAACAACAACTGCATCAATTGTATACCATTAGAGTAATTGGTGCCGAAAACATCAGAGGCTTCAGCAGCATCGATGGACTCTCCAACCCTACCCTTTCTCTTGTGGATACTTCACAACAACGTGAAATTGCAAAGACAAAAATCATCCGTAAATCCATCAATCCTGTCTGggatgaagaatttgaaatggaaattcCCGTTGGAAATACACGAACTATAGCCCTAACAATTTGGCATCGACCTTCAGGAAAGTTGCGTAGAAGTAGCCATGAAGTGTGCGGGAAGTGCTCTTTCCTCTTGGATTCTAAAAGGTATACTGATGACGGGTTCCCTAATGCGGTCACATTGGATCTCGACACACAGGGTAAAGTGTTTCTTGAGATTTCGTTagaaagtgaaaaattagatgCTGTCTTTTGTATTGGTAGGGCTTACAGAACAGTTTCTAGAGCTCTGGATAGGGCCATTGAACTAATTACACATAAATTTTCTGCTTTCGtcaattttgcattttctAGATCCACTCTGAAGGCAGTTTGTGGTACCCATGGTACTACACAATCACCAAAAGGTGTTATTTATGATGCCATTGTTCCATTATTTGATTATTTGAATGccaatttgaatattttaGCTTCAAAATTGACGCAGCAGCTGTTATTCAGAATCATGCTGCGAGCATGGTCTTCCATCCTGGCTGCTGCTGACGGCTTACTCCTACCGTCATTATCGATGGCGAAAATTAAAAAGTTGCAAAGCACCAAATCCTTATGGGGGAATGCAATGCATGCCCTTGGTAATTCCTCTGTAGTCGGATATGGAAGACCCCTCACACAACGTGAGATAGAAGTTATTTTCATTTGGCTGAATGCCCTTTGTATCGATTTCTTCCataatggtggtgaagGTCCTCCATTGGGCGATCTCAAAAACAAGTACtatcaaacaattttactCATCCCAGTTTACTATGATGAAAGTATTTCTGcattaaaaaaagaagcagAAAGATTGGCACCTGAATATACTAAATATTTACAACAAAAGACATTGGAAACAAATTCTCCTAGGGCAACAAGTACGAGATCCAAGACAATCGCAAGGAAGAAGACAATCATGGCAAATGCCACCAGAAAGAACAGAAAGAAAGCGGAGATGGATGTACAAAACGATGAAAGTGATCCTTTGGAAAGGTCCGCAGAAACTTTGGACATTGTTCTGAGAACATTAATGGCTAAAGATGAAGTAGAATATGTTCAAAAGCAACTGCACAATAGGAAGAAAATCAGAAAAAGTCTTACGACGGAAAGGCGGGTTCAGGCGGCTATCAGAGGCcaaaaaatcaaatag